In Cryptococcus gattii WM276 chromosome A, complete sequence, one genomic interval encodes:
- a CDS encoding glucose 1-dehydrogenase, putative (Similar to TIGR gene model, INSD accession AAW42010.1) has translation MSFGLLQGKVVAITGCSTGIGRAIAVGAAKNGANVVLHHLGDSTASDIAQVQKECEQAGAKTVVVSGDIAEAKTANEIVSAAVSSFSRIDVLVSNAGICPFHSFLDLPHPLWKRVQDVNLNGAFYVVQAVANQMAKQEPRGGSIVAVSSISALMGGGEQCHYTPTKAGIKSLMESCAIALGPMGIRCNSVLPGTIETNINKDDLSNPEKRADQIRRVPLGRLGKPEDLVGPTLFFASDLSKYCTGASMLVDGGMAISLQ, from the exons ATGTCCTTCGGTTTACTCCAGGGTAAAGTCGTCGCTATCACAGGCTGCTCAACAGGTATCGGGCGAGCCATTGCCGTTG GAGCTGCAAAAAACGGGGCCAATGTGGTCCTGCACCACCTTGGAGATTCGACCGCCAGCGATATCGCTCAAGTCCAAAAAGAATGTGAACAAGCTGGTGCAAAGACTGTGGTGGTATCAGGTGACATTGCTGAAGCTAAAACTGCCAACGAG ATCGTCTCAGCTGCCgtctcctccttctcccgCATCGACGTCCTGGTCTCCAATGCCGGTATCTGCCCCTTCCACTCCTTCCTCGACCTTCCTCACCCTTTATGGAAACGCGTACAAGATGTCAACCTCAACGGTGCTTTCTATGTCGTTCAAGCGGTCGCTAATCAGATGGCAAAGCAAGAGCCCAGAGGGGGGAGTATCGTTGCGGTGAGCAGTATCTCGGCTTTGATGGGTGGTGGAGAACAGTGTCATTACACACCAACAAAAGCCGGGATCAAGAGTTTGATGGAGAGTTGTGCGATTGCGTTGGGTCCAATGGGAATTAGGTGTAACTCTGTTCTTCCTG GAACCATCGAAACGAATATCAACAAAGACGACCTCTCCAACCCCGAAAAACGAGCAGATCAAATTCGACGCGTCCCCCTTGGCAGACTGGGAAAGCCTGAAGATCTAGTAGGACCTACCTTATTCTTCGCGAGTGATTTGAGCAAATACTGCACTGGAGCGAGCATGCTGGTAGATGGTGGAATGGCAATTTCTCTTCAGTAG
- a CDS encoding racemase, putative (Similar to TIGR gene model, INSD accession AAW42009.1) codes for MPKQWPTIVKLETFIPSAHGSGGDYHRQGGDHWIVQGNISCPMHKYEEYKVSRTSWGIGVLGSIFVKVHASDGTVGYATGFGGPPACWLIEEHFKRFIVGQDPRDTNKMWDQMFRASMFYGRKGLPLAAISVVDLAIWDLLGKIRGEPVYKMIGGRTKKDIPLYLTGPRPEVAKKLGFWGSKVALPHGPPDGHEGIRKNVQYLKACKEAVGPDYPVQVDCYMSLDVPYTIALIKACEKAGVEINWWEEVLHPDDFDGHVKLKEALPYVKFTTGEHEYSKYGFRKLIENRAVDIIQPDVMWLGGLTELIKVAAMAAAYDIPVVPHGSGPYSFQAIMSFPNSDFCEYIANSPDGKSIEPSFGNLFLNEVLPHNGRIDLTDEPGFGLELNPSAELVPYKSFFTPSKGLGAAGEVEDDGKAKVNGTH; via the exons ATGCCTAAGCAGTGGCCTACTATC GTTAAACTTGAGACTTTCATTCCCAGTGCCCATGGTTCTGGTGGTGACTATCACCG CCAAGGCGGTGATCACTGGA TCGTCCAAGGGAACATTTCATGTCCTATGCACAAATACGAAGAGTACAAAGTCTCCCGAACTTCCTGGGGTATTGGCGTTCTCGGTAGTATTTTCG TGAAGGTACATGCCTCTGATGGTACTGTCGGTTATGCGACTGGTTTTGGTGGCCCCCCCGCCTGTTGGCTCATCGAAGAGCACTTCAAACGATTCATTGTCGGGCAAGATCCTCGAGACACCAACAAAATGTGGGATCAGATGTTCCGAGCTTCCATGTTCTACGGCCGAAAAG GTCTCCCTCTTGCTGCCATCTCCGTTGTCGACCTCGCCATTTGGGATCTCCTCGGCAAGATTCGCGGTGAACCTGTCTACAAAATGATCGGTGGTCGAACCAAGAAAGATATTCCTCTCTACCTTACCGGTCCCCGCCCTGAGGTCGCCAAAAAGCTCGGTTTCTGGGGATCCAAGGTCGCCCTCCCTCACGGCCCTCCCGACGGACATGAAGGTATCAGGAAGAATGTGCAATATTTGAAGGCCTGTAAGGAGGCGGTCGGGCCGGATTACCCTGTGCAGGTGGATTGTTATATGAGCCTGGATGTGCCTTATACTATTGCCCTGATCAAA GCTTGTGAGAAAGCCGGCGTCGAGATTAACTGGTGGGAAGAGGTTCTTCACCCTGATGACTTCGACGGGCATGTCAAGCTCAAGGAAGCTCTTCCTTATGTCAAATTCACCACTGGCGAACATGAGTATTCCAA ATATGGTTTCCGAAAACTCATCGAAAACCGAGCTGTCGACATCATCCAACCCGACGTAATGTGGCTCGGTGGCCTCACCGAGCTGATCAAAGTAGCTGC AATGGCCGCTGCATACGATATCCCCGTCGTTCCCCATGGTTCTGGTCCATACTCTTTCCAAGCTATCATGTCTTTCCCCAACTCTGATTTCTGCGAGTACATC GCTAACTCTCCGGACGGAAAATCCATCGAACCCTCTTTTGGTAACTTATTCCTCAACGAAGTCCTCCCCCACAATGGCCGTATCGACCTTACGGACGAACCCGGATTTGGGCTCGAACTCAACCCTTCGGCCGAGCTTGTGCCCTATAAGAGTTTCTTCACACCATCCAAGGGTTTGGGGGCTGCTGGCGAagttgaagatgatgggaAGGCGAAGGTTAATGGTACACATTAA
- a CDS encoding Rhamnosidase B, putative (Similar to TIGR gene model, INSD accession AAW42008.1) — MVTSEEQRTINSLQANWVWVPNWIDSSSDNSAARLVSFTRSFSLSSTPTSAVLYFSADTRYKLFINGERVAVGPTKGHSSIWYYETLDIAPYLKKGQNDIEFLVIRYFASSRGGMPFERTTFPGLTVVGEVGDVDLTSKEGWEAVVDQSRVYPTGLVDDVFLHINERVSATSSRAAPLTPIPYSLKTLNGELPPWRLRPRSIPLPESSPVTVNCIHACQSPIPPSDWFTFFDSSEPLILPAGTSHSLDIQAEVHSTAFTKWIFFSEKGSEVKFRLTYSEGYELDPRQYPWLRTKGDRLDSKNGHLLGPYDEVTLQLSPGQTVVYEPFWFRTFRLIRLQIEVGDQPIKLMSFEAVQVNYPLGVKAGWREPVMKENEKIWEVSIRTLRNCMFDGYSDCPFYEQLQYSGDSRSVGLFHYLLSGDDRLMRQAITNFAASITPEGLTQSRFPSHVPQIIAAFSLYWILQISDHYLYFGDTSYTKSFVPKIDGVLAFFDSHIDELGLVSGISEDVWQYCDWVTSWSATEDHPDKGVPTSGRKSNRHTYLSLLYAYVLKQAALLLRQVGRAGNAMEYEERAEAVIEAIRKHCYDGEFFTDSTADIADDLAYSQHCQVFATLAGVITPSQASRLLTKAFSNPKFSKCSYVMIFYALRAFAIAGDETYQHFYKTIWNPWRKMLKNNLTTWEEDDVRQRSDCHAWGSVPVYEFCTEVAGIQPLEPGCRKILFKPRLSLSDELEAKIALGKDNLAVVKWWEEGGKKIVTLELEKPVMVVVKKPGEKQEENDEPMSSLRLICKI; from the exons ATGGTCACCTCTGAAGAGCAACGG ACGATAAACAGTCTCCAAGCAAACTGGGTCTGGGTTCCCAACTGGATCGACTCCTCGTCTGACAACTCTGCCGCTCGCCTTGTCTCTTTCACCCGCTCTTTTAGCTTGTCCTCTACTCCCACGTCTGCCGTACTCTACTTCTCGGCCGATACACGGTACAAACTCTTCATCAACGGCGAAAGAGTTGCGGTTGGTCCCACAAAAGGTCATTCAAGTATTTGGTACTACGAGACTCTTGATATCGCTCCGTATTTGAAGAAGGGGCAGAATGATATCGAGTTTTTGGTGATTAGGTACTTTGCGAGTTCGAGAGGGGGAATGCCCTTTGAAAGGACAACGTTTCCTGGGCTGACGGTGGTTGGGGAGGTTGGAGATGTGGATTTGACGTCAAAAGAGGGGTGGGAGGCGGTGGTGGATCAGAGTAGGGTGTATCCTACTGGTTTGGTGGATGATGTTTTCCTTCAT ATCAACGAACGAGTTTCAGCTACCTCTTCCCGAGCCGCGCCCTTGACACCCATCCCCTACTCACTCAAAACTCTCAACGGCGAGCTGCCCCCATGGCGTCTTCGTCCGAGATCTATCCCCCTACCCGAAAGTAGCCCGGTCACCGTCAACTGCATTCACGCATGCCAAAGCCCTATTCCTCCTTCTGATTGGTTCACCTTCTTCGACAGTTCGGAACCCCTCATTCTTCCAGCTGGAACGTCTCATTCTCTCGACATTCAAGCAGAGGTCCACTCTACAGCCTTCACAAAATGGATTTTCTTCTCAGAGAAAGGTTCAGAGGTGAAATTCAGGCTGACGTACTCTGAGGGATATGAACTCGATCCGAGACAGTATCCATGGTTACGCACCAAAGGCGATCGTCTCGACTCAAAGAATGGGCATCTCCTTGGACCTTACGATGAGGTTACCCTCCAACTTTCTCCAGGCCAGACGGTCGTTTATGAGCCTTTCTGGTTTCGGACCTTCCGCCTTATCCGACTCCAGATTGAGGTGGGAGACCAGCCAATTAAACTAATGTCATTTGAAGCTGTGCAGGTCAATTATCCCTTAGGAGTCAAGGCTGGGTGGAGGGAGCCAGtgatgaaggagaatgaGAAGATCTGGGAAGTATCGATCAGAACTTTGAGGAATTGTATGTTTGATGGGTATTCGGATTGTCCATTTTACGAGCAATTACA ATATTCAGGCGACAGTCGATCTGTCGGATTATTTCACTATCTTCTTTCAGGCGACGACCGTCTCATGCGTCAAGCAATAACAAACTTTGCAGCTTCAATCACTCCTGAAGGCCTCACCCAATCCCGTTTCCCATCTCACGTCCCACAAATCATCGCCGCGTTCTCTCTCTATTGGATCTTACAGATATCCGACCACTACCTATACTTTGGCGATACATCTTACACCAAATCATTCGTCCCCAAGATTGATGGTGTCCTGGCATTTTTCGACTCACATATCGATGAGCTTGGGCTCGTAAGTGGGATTTCGGAGGATGTGTGGCAGTATTGTGACTGGGTGACCAGCTGGTCTGCGACGGAGGATCATCCGGATAAAGGTGTACCTACCTCTGGGCGAAAATCGAATCGACATACCTACCTGAGTCTCCTCTATGCGTACGTTCTGAAGCAAGCGGCTCTGCTCCTGAGACAGGTAGGAAGAGCGGGAAATGCAATGGAGTATGAAGAGCGGGCTGAGGCTGTTATCGAGGCTATCAGGAAGCACTGTTACGACGGAGAGTTCTTCACAGACTCTACAGCTGATATCGCGGACGATCTTGCGTACTCCCAACACTGTCAAGTATTCGCTACGCTTGCTGGCGTTATCACTCCCTCTCAAGCATCCCGGCTCCTTACAAAAGCATTCTCCAACCCCAAGTTCTCCAAATGTTCCTATGTCATGATCTTTTACGCCCTTCGCGCCTTTGCTATCGCCGGTGACGAGACTTATCAGCATTTCTACAAGACAATCTGGAATCCATGGAGGAAGATGTTGAAAAACAACCTTACCACCTGGGAGGAAGACGACGTTAGGCAGCGGTCAGACTGCCATGCATGGGGGAGTGTACCGGTCTATGAGTTTTGTACGGAAGTCGCTGGAATACAGCCTCTAGAACCTGGGTGTAGAAAGATTCTCTTCAAACCTCGCCTTTCTTTGAGTGACGAGTTGGAGGCAAAGATCGCGCTGGGGAAGGATAATTTGGCTGTGGTGAAGTggtgggaagaaggagggaaaAAGATCGTGACTTTGGAATTGGAGAAACCAGTGATGGTTGTGGTTAAAAAACCGGGGGAAAAGCAAGAGGAGAATGATGAGCCCATGTCGAGTTTGAGGTTAATTTGTAAGATTTAA
- a CDS encoding uncharacterized protein (Similar to TIGR gene model, INSD accession AAW42007.1), with product MAANGTIPIPTLRRIVTSHHSSDKSGDNVTFHDDTVSLTPVLSGGAFLTPLYSAMGLPATNPHVVTSQHISDAMAAVPGVFIPGGTNGSVTVLTPNFRVGMHRSSSIDYNVFLEGSAYLVVPDGKGGERRTLVKAGELVIQTGTLHAWEAGPDGAKWVTVVVAALPVEAEGEILKDVDF from the coding sequence ATGGCGGCCAACGGCACCATTCCTATCCCCACACTTCGCCGTATCGTCACCTCCCATCACTCCTCTGACAAATCGGGCGACAATGTAACCTTCCATGACGACACAGTCAGTCTGACTCCCGTTCTTAGTGGTGGCGCCTTCCTCACACCTCTCTACTCTGCCATGGGTCTGCCTGCTACCAACCCCCACGTTGTCACCTCTCAACACATCTCCGATGCCATGGCTGCTGTTCCAGGCGTATTCATCCCAGGCGGTACAAACGGCTCAGTCACTGTCCTCACCCCCAATTTCAGAGTGGGTATGCACAGATCATCTTCTATCGACTACAATGTCTTTTTAGAGGGGAGTGCATATTTGGTGGTGCCCGATGGAAAGGGCGGAGAGAGGCGCACTTTGGTTAAAGCTGGAGAGCTGGTGATTCAGACAGGAACTCTGCATGCGTGGGAAGCTGGACCAGATGGAGCGAAATGGGTTACTGTAGTTGTAGCTGCTTTGCCCGTAGAGGCTGAAGGGGAGATCCTGAAGGATGTTGATTTTTAG
- a CDS encoding uncharacterized protein (Similar to TIGR gene model, INSD accession AAW42006.1), which translates to MPKVPSLRSQSFGDGDSKKPPIPPPLSITCAPCRSKKIKCDSTKPTCLNCAKSPDSCYYPHKQKPGLRPGTGMEMIKRVELLEDRMEGYESRLAEYEARLSQMHVAGPPIAYDLDHTPLSDPLHQSNPQGMYPPPPPGHPGNMSSNSLSGGIGIPTQQIPTSISSVISNPNPFSTDLSPSTTGGQFDRPSFNVSTSPNVNMSSPASFMDPHVLPSDDIVRDLIGLFFTHIHPWAPILSPSPPDFHPPWNIVHHAIVVVSLRLSRDPRIATSKQLIKQKAKQQVLAHAIESTSISSLQALALLALDLIGSDQGPSSWGILALLTRSAVHLGLSTEEDPNPWLGRTPMPSLSRTNIIPPPSTWHEDESRRRLFWLIFALDRYVCVSTGWDFALPDFDIKRRLPCSDSIWAQSEWYQTSLFRSVLHQEPIDLKLEDVSPMAYLIEVLDLLGRAHTLQGEKIALGDARGLESRKDMTLTLTTTATRWFSMRPINRIQQPGMRLMIHAIYYSTLLKLNASYAYPALSNGEPQEPYVSTCLSSARSMAKLANTARSIGWATASTPLFIWGCWVAARVLFVHAFLNHHTQPDEDFEEIITSLKEQSEYWDLATQYVKLLGRAKRKWLNTLSTNPSSSLPDAIHVLLDLRRTAYSAVNTNVQETPHVSPPEPDLSQVPAWAVQPGLEDLYSWFDLPAGLFQGEAMI; encoded by the exons ATGCCCAAGGTTCCGAGCCTGAGGTCACAATCCTTTGGCGATGGTGACTCCAAAAAACCTCCTATTCCACCCCCGCTCTCAATCACCTGTGCACCATGTCGAAGTAAAAAGATCA AGTGTGATTCAACTAAGCCGACGTGCTTGAATTGTGCAAAAAGCCCCGATAGCTGCTATTATCCTCACAAACAGAAACCTGGATTAAGGCCGGGCACAGGTATGGAGATGATCAAACGTGTTG AACTCTTAGAGGACCGAATGGAAGGTTATGAATCTCGACTGGCCGAGTACGAAGCCCGTCTTTCCCAAATGCACGTTGCCGGCCCACCCATTGCCTATGACCTGGATCATACCCCACTCTCCGATCCTTTACACCAATCCAATCCGCAAGGAATGTATCCCCCTCCACCCCCAGGTCATCCAGGAAACATGTCTTCAAATTCCCTCTCCGGCGGTATCGGTATTCCCACCCAACAAATTCCTACTTCTATATCGAGCGTCATATCGAACCCAAACCCTTTTTCTACCGACCTTTCTCCTTCTACAACTGGCGGGCAGTTCGACCGTCCTTCATTCAATGTTTCTACCTCACCAAATGTCAACATGTCCTCTCCAGCGTCTTTCATGGATCCTCACGTCCTGCCTTCAGACGATATTGTCCGCGATCTCATCggtctcttcttcacccaCATCCACCCTTGGGCGCCTATACTATCCCCTTCCCCACCCGACTTCCACCCACCCTGGAATATAGTACATCATGCCATTGTCGTTGTCTCTCTAAGGCTTTCAAGGGATCCGAGAATAGCAACGAGTAAACAATTAATCAAACAAAAGGCGAAACAACAAGTTCTTGCACATGCTATCGAATCAACATCCATCTCATCCCTCCAAgcccttgcccttctcGCTCTAGATCTAATAGGCTCCGATCAAGGCCCAAGTAGCTGGGGTATTCTCGCCCTTTTAACTCGGTCGGCGGTACATCTGGGATTGTCGACAGAGGAGGACCCGAACCCTTGGCTAGGACGAACACCGATGCCAAGCTTGAGTCGGACGAATATCATTCCTCCGCCGTCGACATGGCACGAGGATGAGTCTAGGAGAAGGTTATTTTGGTTAATTTTTGCGTTGGATAGATACGTTTGTGTTTCGACAGGGTGGGATTTTGCGCTGCCGGATTTTGATATCAAGAGGAGGTTACCGTGCTCAGACTCTATTTGGGCACAGTCT GAATGGTATCAGACATCCCTATTCCGCTCCGTACTTCACCAAGAACCGATAGATCTCAAGCTCGAAGATGTTAGCCCTATGGCCTACCTCATTGAAGTGCTCGACTTGCTAGGAAGGGCACATACTCTCCAAGGGGAGAAGATCGCTCTCGGCGATGCGAGAGGGTTGGAGAGCAGGAAGGATATGACCTTGACTCTTACGACAACCGCTACGAGATGGTTCTCCATGAGACCCATCAATAGGATACAACAACCTGGAATGAGATTGATGATCCATGCGATCTATTATTC GACTTTACTCAAATTAAACGCTTCATATGCATACCCCGCTCTATCCAACGGCGAACCACAAGAACCTTACGTCTCAACATGCCTCTCTTCCGCTCGCTCCATGGCAAAGCTCGCAAATACGGCTCGCTCAATAGGTTGGGCAACAGCGTCAACGCCGCTGTTCATATGGGGATGTTGGGTTGCTGCGAGGGTATTGTTTG TCCATGCGTTTTTGAACCATCATACTCAACCTGATGAGGATTTTGAAGAGATCATAACATCATTGAAAGAGCAATCCGAGTATTGGGATCTTGCCA CGCAATACGTCAAACTCCTCGGACGTGCCAAACGCAAATGGCTCAATACCCTTTCCACCAATCCGTCCTCCTCCCTTCCGGACGCTATCCATGTCCTTCTCGACTTGCGTCGCACGGCCTACTCGGCGGTTAATACCAACGTGCAAGAGACACCGCATGTTTCTCCTCCAGAGCCGGATTTAAGCCAGGTACCGGCTTGGGCGGTGCAGCCTGGTTTAGAGGATTTGTATAGCTGGTTTGATTTACCAGCGGGTTTGTTCCAGGGTGAGGCGATGATATGA
- a CDS encoding sugar transporter, putative (Similar to TIGR gene model, INSD accession AAW42005.1), translated as MTSDQQHPHSGFHDIQAIPLGMNEKDNELIHTERLQTAEEIRKTMSKSEVVQMRSRFADLGTLQALKEYKLLGLVAMAAAFSASLDGYQINLNGGIVSNKGFILQMAGPGIKAIDGKYVSAWGGIQSAGQTIGQIFLQYATEALGRKYALYILWVFLVASIFAETFASHWSHWLVAKLFSGMGVGMLQATMPVYLSEIAPSQLRGFFINAYSFWFCLGQLAASIALNELNAMKPGDFRTAIYTQWPMVGAMGIIFLLLPESPWWLVSKGKLEKGSKMLSKYQGHLQGYSVEEEIGIMAATLEEAKSIAKRQGQEGQWAVFKGSNLLRLLIASWPKMIQQFVGLSVFNTYATYFFQLAGNKNPFLVTVILSCVQLISMLITVSLSDNIGRRPLTVYPYGITVLSVLSLGIIGCFDYSSKTLGSLLIFFACLATFSTTGASAIGYAYAAEIPTQRLRAQTAGWGLALSNMIAIMFSFCTPLMINGKAKWNVKTGFFFAGTGSIATVVGWFILPEVARRTPAEIDELFEKKVNPRKFKGYVTDVEISYREANETSA; from the exons ATGACCTCCGACCAACAGCACCCACACTCGGGGTTCCACGATATTCAAGCTATCCCTCTTGGTATGAATGAGAAAGACAATGAGCTCATTCACACTGAACGTCTTCAAACAGCCGAAGAGATTCGAAAGACCATGTCCAAGAGCGAGGTGGTGCAGATGCGGTCCAGGTTTGCCGACTTGGGTACCCTGCAGGCTCTCAAGGAATACAAGCTCTTGGGTTTGGTCGCCATGGCAGCGGCCTTCAGTGCTTCACTTGACGGTTATC AAATCAACTTGAACGGTGGTATCGTCTCCAACAAAGGTTTTATTCTACAGATGGCAGGCCCAGGTATTAAAGCTATCGACGGAAAGTACGTCTCGGCATGGGGAGGTATCCAATCTGCGGGCCAAACCATAGGGCAAATC TTTCTTCAATATGCTACAGAAGCTCTCGGTCGTAAATACGCCCTCTATATCCTTTGGGTCTTCCTCGTGGCTTCCATCTTCGCCGAAACTTTTGCTAGCCACTGGTCCCATTGGCTTGTCGCCAAACTTTTCTCTGGTATGGGTGTCGGTATGTTGCAAGCAACGATGCCGGTCTACTTGAGTGAGATAGCGCCTTCTCAACTTCGTGGTTTTTTCATCAACGCCTATTCATT CTGGTTTTGCCTCGGTCAACTTGCAGCGTCTATCGCGCTCAATGAACTCAACGCGATGAAGCCTGGCGATTTCCGCACTGCCATTTACACTCAG TGGCCGATGGTCGGTGCCATGGGtatcatcttcctcttaCTCCCCGAATCTCCTTGGTGGCTTGTCAGTAAAGGCAAGCTCGAAAAGGGTTCCAAGATGTTATCAAAATACCAAGGTCATCTCCAAGGCTACTCcgttgaagaagaaatt GGCATCATGGCAGCTACATTGGAAGAAGCCAAAAGCATTGCCAAACGtcaaggacaagaaggtCAATGGGCAGTATTCAAGGGAAGCAACTTACTCCGTCTGCTCATTGCTTCATGGCCGAAAATGATTCAGCAATTCGTTGG TCTCTCTGTCTTCAACACTTACGCTACCTACTTCT TCCAACTTGCTGGTAACAAGAACCCCTTCCTCGTTACCGTCATCCTCTCCTGTGTCCAGCTCATTTCTATGCTCATCACCGTCTCCCTAAGTGACAATATCGGCCGTCGACCGCTCACTGTCTACCCTTACGGAATCACTGTTCTCTCTGTTCTTTCTCTTGGTATTATCGGTTGTTTCGACTACTCAAGCAAGACCCTCGGTTCTCTCCTC ATCTTCTTCGCCTGTCTCGCCACCTTCTCAACTACTGGCGCTTCCGCCATCGGCTACGCCTATGCTGCCGAAATTCCCACTCAACGACTTCGAGCCCAAACTGCAGGCTGGGGTCTTGCGTTGTCCAACATGATTGCTATCATGTTCTCGTTCTGCACTCCACTTATGATTAATGGTAAGGCAAAATGGAATGTCAAGACGGGATTCTT CTTCGCCGGAACAGGCTCGATTGCTACTGTTGTTGGGTGGTTTATCCTTCCTGAAGTTGCCCGTAGAACACCCGCCGAGATCGACGAGCT GTTTGAGAAAAAGGTCAATCCACGCAAGTTCAAAGGCTACGTTACAGACGTCGAGATCTCTTACCGAGAGGCGAATGAGACTTCTGCATGA
- a CDS encoding uncharacterized protein (Similar to TIGR gene model, INSD accession AAW42004.1) produces MKFGLITTTILLPLVLSAPLRAPQDDHPQADDRAARLYAYAEARGVDDSTSVISLKDASTLSSLVVFNPSATYSFTRPASASSAGAAQSNALLSSGESPTFNPTPTTTLSLLGNVSTAAASSSRGSSVSGSGAGVAAAANSTSNSTNSDTGSSGSSADSSTSGVDAVRARTDLTLMGVGISFGVCAVGLGWIGGIGLF; encoded by the exons ATGAAATTCGGTTTGATTACCAccaccatcctcctccctctcgTCCTCTCGGCCCCTTTGCGAGCCCCGCAAGATGATCACCCCCAAGCCGATGACCGCGCAGCTCGCTTGTATGCTTACGCCGAAGCCAGAGGCGTCGATGATTCTACCAGTGTAATCAGCTTGAAAGACGC ATCCACACTCTCTTCCCTCGTCGTGTTCAATCCTTCAGCCACATACTCTTTCACCCGTCCAGCCTCTGCTTCATCAGCTGGTGCTGCGCAATCAAATGCACTTCTTTCCTCCGGCGAATCACCGACGTTCAACCCGACACCAACTACTACACTCTCTTTACTCGGTAACGTCAGTACCGCTGccgcctcttcttctcgagGTTCTTCGGTATCCGGATCAGGAGCGGGGGTAGCAGCTGCTGCCAACTCTACTTCCAACTCCACAAACAGTGATACCGGCAGTAGTGGTAGCAGTGCAGACTCAAGTACGAGTGGAGTGGACGCTGTAAGAGCGAGGACCGATCTCACGTTGATGGGTGTTGGTATAAGCTTTGGAGTTTGTGCAGTTGGGCTTGGATGGATAGGAGGGATAGGCCTTTTTTGA